The following are from one region of the Sorghum bicolor cultivar BTx623 chromosome 2, Sorghum_bicolor_NCBIv3, whole genome shotgun sequence genome:
- the LOC110433016 gene encoding R3H domain-containing protein 1-like, producing MEPTTAEDAAAAAAAPDSWETADIDGPMSRLILSARRVSSSPDLADDQDPPQPPPPTLQPQSGPASSAAREDLVAQVDQFLREALEKPRERLSVLRMEQEILKFIRDPRRTEFEFNGLPTSYLRLAAHRLAQHYFLQSIAIPDNSLPDGTGSRIILRKTSSECRLPAVRLADIPVNLPQEESISVAKVAIKQRPQKNFHGMNSSSAHSSRENLQKSVEERKEEYNKARARIFNNSNSSSATDGRSAEEVTLPSTLHRSTSLELNSSSRMGQGAEITLERSLTTTSASSRSNRSKIDKEPAVNRSRQNNRVAIFRDRESERKDPDYDRSYDRYMQRFDPGFGFSGGPYTIQPLYAPAVNYNTEFPQLGAAHRSPVAVEQQPRPIAQHMPASWSVAQASNAIGYGPDGVMGPYSPGHTGAPVRSSVFMHASQQYAIPSRPGVPFVHPQESMGPFAQTHQQQPDASLRFARPR from the exons ATGGAGCCCACCACAGCCGAGgacgccgcagccgcagccgccgcgCCGGACTCGTGGGAGACGGCCGACATCGACGGGCCCATGAGCCGGCTCATCCTCTCCGCGCGCCGCGTGTCCTCGTCGCCCGACCTCGCCGACGACCAGGACCCgccccagccgccgccgcctactCTGCAGCCGCAGAGCGGCCCGGCTTCCTCGGCTGCGCGCGAGGATTTGGTCGCTCAGGTCGATCAGTTCCTACGGGAGGCCCTCGAGAAACCAAGGGAGAGGCTTTCTG TGCTAAGAATGGAGCAAGAAATTTTGAAGTTCATTCGTGACCCTAGGCGTACAGAGTTTGAATTCAATGGTCTTCCAACTTCGTATCTGCGTCTTGCTGCACATCGCCTGGCACAGCATTACTTCCTGCAGTCTATTGCCATACCAGACAACAGTTTGCCTGATGGAACTGGTTCGCGTATCATCCTCCGTAAGACATCATCCGAGTGCCGACTGCCTGCTGTCCGCCTTGCAGATATTCCAGTTAACCTGCCACAAGAAGAAAGCATCTCTGTGGCGAAAGTAGCTATTAAGCAGAGGCCTCAAAAGAATTTCCATGGCATGAACAGCTCAAGTGCTCACTCATCTAGAGAAAACCTCCAGAAAAGCGTCGAAGAAAGGAAAGAGGAATACAACAAGGCACGAGCGCGGATATTTAACAACAGCAATAGCAGTAGTGCTACTGATGGGAGATCAGCTGAGGAAGTGACTTTACCCAGTACTCTTCACAGGTCCACTTCCTTGGAGTTGAACTCAAGCAGTAGAATGGGCCAAGGGGCTGAAATTACTCTCGAAAGGAGCTTGACTACCACGTCAGCTAGCAGCAGGTCAAATAGAAGCAAGATTGATAAGGAGCCTGCAGTCAATAGAAGCAGGCAGAACAATAGGGTTGCAATTTTCAGAGACCGTGAGTCAGAGCGCAAGGATCCTGATTATGACAGAAGCTATGACAG GTATATGCAAAGATTTGATCCTGGATTTGGATTTAGTGGAGGCCCATACACAATTCAACCCCTGTATGCCCCTGCTGTTAACTACAACACTGAATTCCCCCAGCTTGGTGCAGCACACCGATCACCTGTTGCTGTTGAACAGCAACCGCGCCCAATAGCTCAGCACATGCCTGCATCATGGTCAGTGGCTCAAGCATCTAATGCAATTGGCTATGGGCCAGATGGTGTCATGGGACCTTACAGCCCTGGCCATACTGGTGCACCTGTGAGATCGTCTGTTTTCATGCATGCTTCACAGCAATATGCCATACCTTCACGCCCTGGAGTCCCATTTGTACATCCACAGGAATCCATGGGACCATTTGCACAG ACTCACCAACAACAACCTGATGCTAGTTTGCGCTTTGCCCGGCCCCGGTGA